A stretch of the Medicago truncatula cultivar Jemalong A17 chromosome 5, MtrunA17r5.0-ANR, whole genome shotgun sequence genome encodes the following:
- the LOC11405494 gene encoding ubiquitin carboxyl-terminal hydrolase 17 isoform X2 produces the protein MLSCSSGKCQISHWRQGHKDECCPSITTTREVNNENVTSRASASGTEFDLHESKGNHVSVGSYNDSHSNINPSVAARESLDDNRHETHDSFTKPVSDNTANDTSVASTDNDGTVLHSSFPLESKNPVNIEVKNSSSSKRSKKKSSNTTDETGFESKVPKAKSDTYHDEASKWGGHQHKRRVSFVEKPITDTSKCRTVPSLSNSNTDVLADNVEESHLSRYKEARRSSCSSRDRISSTTKEDLISHSKSTKTDNYHALPSKVSVVPNLQQNVRNGLKTSMQKVVQQFRSSKESRSNLTSVENELGFPYELFVELYCYDKVKLFPFGLTNCGNSCYANAALQCLAYTQPLTSYLLQGFHSKRCQKKGWCFMCEFEYLIQKAKEGTSPLSPIGILSKIHKIGSHLGHGREEDAHEFLRGAVETMQYICLKEAGVSSPLTEETTLIGYTFGGYLRSKIKCLRCLGKSERYERMMDLTVEIDGDIETLEEALGQFTAPEILDKDNKYNCGRCKSYEKAKKKLTVLEAPNILTIVLKRFQSGNFEKLNKSVQFPEVLDMTPYMSGRKDKSPFYSLYAVVVHLDIMNASFSGHYVCYVKNIQGEWFRTDDSRVEPVELSRVLSESAYMLLYARHSPKPLGSVSSNATFSTGKFKRRSLEAIPAVSKTRSNSMATNADSPSVQQKQGQHSHRNAVDDSFSNESVPEEWRFNYRGRNTMVDSASESSVFSSSDASSCSTASTKDSASTADFSDYIFGEAGSNWHGQYGISSNSAASSSYDNLHTDFSVDNDADRRLQQNSEDKAILYANKNKNHSGRWGIDLKKFVTAKHHDKSSAVHVRRTSRDASAQTFY, from the exons ATGCTTTCTTGTAGTTCGGGTAAGTGTCAAATTAGTCACTGGAGACAAGGTCACAAGGATGAATGTTGTCCTTCAATTACCACCACCAGGGAGGTCAACAACGAGAATGTTACATCTAGGGCATCAGCATCAGGAACAGAATTTGATCTTCATG AAAGCAAAGGAAATCATGTTAGTGTTGGATCTTACAACGATTCACATTCCAACATTAATCCTTCTGTTGCTGCAAGAGAATCATTGGATGATAACCGTCACGAGACTCATGACTCATTTACGAAACCTGTCAGTGATAATACTGCTAATGACACATCTGTAGCTTCCACCGACAACGACGGAACCGTGTTGCACTCCTCATTTCCTTTGGAATCTAAAAATCCTGTCAATATTGAAGTTAAGAATTCTAGTTCAAGTAAAAGAAGCAAGAAAAAGTCTAGCAACACTACCGATGAGACTGGATTTGAATCAAAAGTTCCAAAAGCTAAATCCGACACATATCATGATGAGGCATCAAAGTGGGGTGGCCATCAACACAAAAGAAGAGTTTCATTTGTTGAAAAACCAATAACAGATACTTCTAAGTGCAGGACTGTGCCTTCCTTGAGTAATTCAAATACCGATGTTCTAGCTGACAATGTGGAAGAATCGCATTTGTCCAGGTACAAAGAAGCACGGAGATCATCATGTAGTTCTCGTGATCGAATATCTTCAACTACTAAGGAGGATTTGATTTCACATTCCAAGTCTACGAAAACTGACAATTATCATGCCTTGCCTTCAAAAGTCAGCGTTGTTCCAAATCTTCAACAAAATGTTCGTAATGGTTTGAAAACATCAATGCAGAAAGTTGTCCAGCAGTTTAGAAGCTCAAAAGAGTCAAGATCCAATCTAACATCTGTTGAAAATGAG TTGGGCTTTCCTTATGAACTTTTCGTGGAACTTTATTGTTATGACAAGGTGAAACTATTTCCCTTTGGCCTTACAAACTGTGGGAACAG CTGTTACGCTAATGCAGCACTCCAATGCTTGGCGTATACTCAGCCTCTAACATCGTATCTTTTGCAAGGGTTCCATTCGAAACGAT GTCAGAAGAAGGGATGGTGTTTTATGTGCGAGTTTGAATATCTAATTCAGAAGGCAAAAGAAGGGACGTCTCCACTTTCTCCAATTGGGATATTATCTAAGATACACAAGATTGGAAGTCATCTTGGACATGGGAGAGAGGAAGATGCACATGAATTTTTGAG GGGTGCAGTTGAGACTATGCAATATATTTGCCTCAAGGAAGCCGGTGTATCAAGTCCTTTGACAGAAGAAACAACTCTCATTGGATACACTTTTGGAGGATATCTACGATCTAAG ATAAAGTGCTTAAGGTGCCTGGGGAAATCTGAGAGGTATGAGAGAATGATGGATCTTACTGTTGAGATTGATGGAGATATTGAAACTTTGGAGGAGGCTCTTGGACAATTTACAGCGCCTGAAATATTAGATAAAGATAATAAGTATAATTGTGGCAG ATGTAAATCGTACGAGAAAGCCAAGAAGAAGTTAACGGTACTGGAGGCACCAAATATTCTTACAATCGTATTAAAACGATTTCAG TCTGGTAACTTTGAGAAGTTGAATAAGTCAGTTCAGTTCCCAGAAGTCCTGGATATGACTCCATACATGAGTGGAAGAAAGGATAAATCTCCATTTTACAGTCTTTATGCAGTGGTTGTCCATTTGGATATCATGAATGCTTCATTTTCAGGCCATTATGTTTGTTATGTGAAGAACATTCAAGGAGAATGGTTCAGGACTGATGACAGCAGG GTAGAACCTGTCGAATTGTCAAGAGTCTTATCAGAAAGCGCATACATGCTTCTTTATGCAAG GCACTCTCCGAAACCCCTGGGTTCTGTAAGTAGCAATGCAACCTTTTCAACTGGAAAGTTCAAGAGGAGAAGCTTGGAAGCCATTCCTGCTGTTTCTAAGACGCGGTCGAATTCCATGGCTACAAATGCTGATTCTCCCTCCGTACAGCAGAAGCAGGGACAGCACTCTCACCGGAATGCCGTTGATGATTCCTTTAGCAATGAATCTGTCCCAGAAGAATGGAGATTCAACTATCGGGGAAGAAATACTATGGTGGATTCTGCTAGCGAAAGCTCAGTTTTCAGCTCTTCTGATGCAAGCTCTTGCAGTACTGCAAGTACTAAGGACTCGGCTAGTACTGCTGACTTTTCAGATTACATTTTTGGTGAAGCAGGGTCCAATTGGCATGGCCAGTATGGAATTTCTTCCAACTCGGCTGCATCTTCTTCCTATGATAACTTGCATACAGATTTTTCAGTGGACAATGATGCTGATAGGAGGCTCCAGCAAAACTCGGAAGATAAAGCAATTTTGTAtgctaacaaaaacaaaaatcatagtGGTAGATGGGGAATTGACCTTAAAAAATTTGTCACTGCTAAGCACCATGACAAAAGTTCTGCTGTACATGTGAGAAGAACAAGTAGAGATGCATCAGCTCAAACATTTTATTGA
- the LOC11410946 gene encoding mitochondrial uncoupling protein 5, with protein sequence MGVKGFVEGGIASIIAGCSTHPLDLIKVRMQLQGENAPKPNPVQILRPALAFGQTGTTTIHVGSTPVPQPRVGLVSVGVRLVQQEGVTALFSGISATVLRQTLYSTTRMGLYEVLKNKWTDREAGGTMPLVRKIEAGLIAGGVGAAIGNPADVAMVRMQADGRLPPAQQRNYKSVVDAITRMAKQEGVTSLWRGSSLTVNRAMLVTASQLASYDQFKEMILEKGVMRDGLGTHVTASFAAGFVAAVASNPVDVIKTRVMNMKVEAGKEPPYAGALDCALKTVRAEGPMALYKGFIPTISRQGPFTVVLFVTLEQVRKLLKDF encoded by the coding sequence aTGGGTGTCAAAGGTTTTGTTGAAGGTGGTATTGCTTCAATCATAGCAGGATGTTCCACACATCCACTAGATCTTATTAAGGTTCGCATGCAACTTCAAGGTGAAAACGCGCCTAAGCCGAACCCAGTTCAGATCCTTCGACCGGCTCTTGCTTTCGGTCAAACCGGAACAACTACGATCCATGTTGGGTCTACTCCGGTTCCTCAGCCTCGTGTGGGCCTTGTCTCAGTCGGAGTCCGTCTTGTTCAACAAGAAGGTGTAACAGCTTTGTTCTCTGGCATCTCCGCCACCGTGCTCAGGCAGACACTGTACTCCACCACCAGGATGGGACTTTACGAGGTTTTGAAAAACAAGTGGACAGATCGTGAAGCTGGTGGCACTATGCCGCTGGTTCGCAAGATCGAGGCTGGACTTATTGCTGGTGGGGTTGGTGCTGCTATCGGTAACCCCGCCGATGTTGCCATGGTTCGAATGCAAGCCGATGGGAGACTCCCACCGGCTCAGCAGAGAAACTACAAATCTGTTGTTGACGCCATTACCAGAATGGCGAAGCAGGAAGGTGTGACTAGTCTCTGGCGCGGGTCATCATTGACTGTGAACCGCGCCATGCTGGTCACAGCTTCACAGCTGGCTTCATATGATCAATTCAAGGAGATGATTCTTGAGAAGGGTGTTATGCGTGATGGCCTTGGGACCCATGTGACAGCTAGTTTTGCAGCGGGATTTGTGGCGGCGGTTGCGTCGAATCCAGTGGATGTTATTAAGACAAGGGTGATGAACATGAAGGTGGAGGCTGGAAAGGAACCACCCTATGCTGGTGCTTTGGATTGTGCTTTGAAGACAGTTCGTGCTGAGGGTCCTATGGCTCTTTACAAGGGATTTATTCCTACAATTTCAAGGCAGGGACCTTTCACTGTTGTTCTGTTTGTTACTTTGGAGCAAGTTCGCAAGTTGTTGAAGGATTTCTGA
- the LOC11405494 gene encoding ubiquitin carboxyl-terminal hydrolase 17 isoform X1, producing MVVFEILGFQGLVYLLLVLGFVVIRYVWRNAEEKREEVMRLVQDTTASMTHMEAYSDSDEISFSPSNSASFESSNSVSFSHGYQCAVCYSPTTMRCARCKAVRYCSGKCQISHWRQGHKDECCPSITTTREVNNENVTSRASASGTEFDLHESKGNHVSVGSYNDSHSNINPSVAARESLDDNRHETHDSFTKPVSDNTANDTSVASTDNDGTVLHSSFPLESKNPVNIEVKNSSSSKRSKKKSSNTTDETGFESKVPKAKSDTYHDEASKWGGHQHKRRVSFVEKPITDTSKCRTVPSLSNSNTDVLADNVEESHLSRYKEARRSSCSSRDRISSTTKEDLISHSKSTKTDNYHALPSKVSVVPNLQQNVRNGLKTSMQKVVQQFRSSKESRSNLTSVENELGFPYELFVELYCYDKVKLFPFGLTNCGNSCYANAALQCLAYTQPLTSYLLQGFHSKRCQKKGWCFMCEFEYLIQKAKEGTSPLSPIGILSKIHKIGSHLGHGREEDAHEFLRGAVETMQYICLKEAGVSSPLTEETTLIGYTFGGYLRSKIKCLRCLGKSERYERMMDLTVEIDGDIETLEEALGQFTAPEILDKDNKYNCGRCKSYEKAKKKLTVLEAPNILTIVLKRFQSGNFEKLNKSVQFPEVLDMTPYMSGRKDKSPFYSLYAVVVHLDIMNASFSGHYVCYVKNIQGEWFRTDDSRVEPVELSRVLSESAYMLLYARHSPKPLGSVSSNATFSTGKFKRRSLEAIPAVSKTRSNSMATNADSPSVQQKQGQHSHRNAVDDSFSNESVPEEWRFNYRGRNTMVDSASESSVFSSSDASSCSTASTKDSASTADFSDYIFGEAGSNWHGQYGISSNSAASSSYDNLHTDFSVDNDADRRLQQNSEDKAILYANKNKNHSGRWGIDLKKFVTAKHHDKSSAVHVRRTSRDASAQTFY from the exons ATGGTGGTGTTTGAGATTTTAGGGTTTCAAGGTTTGGTTTATTTGCTGTTAGTTTTGGGTTTTGTGGTGATTCGTTATGTTTGGAGAAATGctgaagagaagagagaagaggttATGAGGTTGGTACAAGATACTACTGCTTCTATGACTCATATGGAAGCTTATTCTGATTCAGATGAAATTTCATTTTCACCTTCAAATTCAGCTTCTTTTGAATCATCCaattcagtttcattttctcATGGGTATCAATGTGCTGTTTGTTATTCTCCTACCACCATGCGTTGTGCTCGCTGCAAAGCTGTTAGATACTG TTCGGGTAAGTGTCAAATTAGTCACTGGAGACAAGGTCACAAGGATGAATGTTGTCCTTCAATTACCACCACCAGGGAGGTCAACAACGAGAATGTTACATCTAGGGCATCAGCATCAGGAACAGAATTTGATCTTCATG AAAGCAAAGGAAATCATGTTAGTGTTGGATCTTACAACGATTCACATTCCAACATTAATCCTTCTGTTGCTGCAAGAGAATCATTGGATGATAACCGTCACGAGACTCATGACTCATTTACGAAACCTGTCAGTGATAATACTGCTAATGACACATCTGTAGCTTCCACCGACAACGACGGAACCGTGTTGCACTCCTCATTTCCTTTGGAATCTAAAAATCCTGTCAATATTGAAGTTAAGAATTCTAGTTCAAGTAAAAGAAGCAAGAAAAAGTCTAGCAACACTACCGATGAGACTGGATTTGAATCAAAAGTTCCAAAAGCTAAATCCGACACATATCATGATGAGGCATCAAAGTGGGGTGGCCATCAACACAAAAGAAGAGTTTCATTTGTTGAAAAACCAATAACAGATACTTCTAAGTGCAGGACTGTGCCTTCCTTGAGTAATTCAAATACCGATGTTCTAGCTGACAATGTGGAAGAATCGCATTTGTCCAGGTACAAAGAAGCACGGAGATCATCATGTAGTTCTCGTGATCGAATATCTTCAACTACTAAGGAGGATTTGATTTCACATTCCAAGTCTACGAAAACTGACAATTATCATGCCTTGCCTTCAAAAGTCAGCGTTGTTCCAAATCTTCAACAAAATGTTCGTAATGGTTTGAAAACATCAATGCAGAAAGTTGTCCAGCAGTTTAGAAGCTCAAAAGAGTCAAGATCCAATCTAACATCTGTTGAAAATGAG TTGGGCTTTCCTTATGAACTTTTCGTGGAACTTTATTGTTATGACAAGGTGAAACTATTTCCCTTTGGCCTTACAAACTGTGGGAACAG CTGTTACGCTAATGCAGCACTCCAATGCTTGGCGTATACTCAGCCTCTAACATCGTATCTTTTGCAAGGGTTCCATTCGAAACGAT GTCAGAAGAAGGGATGGTGTTTTATGTGCGAGTTTGAATATCTAATTCAGAAGGCAAAAGAAGGGACGTCTCCACTTTCTCCAATTGGGATATTATCTAAGATACACAAGATTGGAAGTCATCTTGGACATGGGAGAGAGGAAGATGCACATGAATTTTTGAG GGGTGCAGTTGAGACTATGCAATATATTTGCCTCAAGGAAGCCGGTGTATCAAGTCCTTTGACAGAAGAAACAACTCTCATTGGATACACTTTTGGAGGATATCTACGATCTAAG ATAAAGTGCTTAAGGTGCCTGGGGAAATCTGAGAGGTATGAGAGAATGATGGATCTTACTGTTGAGATTGATGGAGATATTGAAACTTTGGAGGAGGCTCTTGGACAATTTACAGCGCCTGAAATATTAGATAAAGATAATAAGTATAATTGTGGCAG ATGTAAATCGTACGAGAAAGCCAAGAAGAAGTTAACGGTACTGGAGGCACCAAATATTCTTACAATCGTATTAAAACGATTTCAG TCTGGTAACTTTGAGAAGTTGAATAAGTCAGTTCAGTTCCCAGAAGTCCTGGATATGACTCCATACATGAGTGGAAGAAAGGATAAATCTCCATTTTACAGTCTTTATGCAGTGGTTGTCCATTTGGATATCATGAATGCTTCATTTTCAGGCCATTATGTTTGTTATGTGAAGAACATTCAAGGAGAATGGTTCAGGACTGATGACAGCAGG GTAGAACCTGTCGAATTGTCAAGAGTCTTATCAGAAAGCGCATACATGCTTCTTTATGCAAG GCACTCTCCGAAACCCCTGGGTTCTGTAAGTAGCAATGCAACCTTTTCAACTGGAAAGTTCAAGAGGAGAAGCTTGGAAGCCATTCCTGCTGTTTCTAAGACGCGGTCGAATTCCATGGCTACAAATGCTGATTCTCCCTCCGTACAGCAGAAGCAGGGACAGCACTCTCACCGGAATGCCGTTGATGATTCCTTTAGCAATGAATCTGTCCCAGAAGAATGGAGATTCAACTATCGGGGAAGAAATACTATGGTGGATTCTGCTAGCGAAAGCTCAGTTTTCAGCTCTTCTGATGCAAGCTCTTGCAGTACTGCAAGTACTAAGGACTCGGCTAGTACTGCTGACTTTTCAGATTACATTTTTGGTGAAGCAGGGTCCAATTGGCATGGCCAGTATGGAATTTCTTCCAACTCGGCTGCATCTTCTTCCTATGATAACTTGCATACAGATTTTTCAGTGGACAATGATGCTGATAGGAGGCTCCAGCAAAACTCGGAAGATAAAGCAATTTTGTAtgctaacaaaaacaaaaatcatagtGGTAGATGGGGAATTGACCTTAAAAAATTTGTCACTGCTAAGCACCATGACAAAAGTTCTGCTGTACATGTGAGAAGAACAAGTAGAGATGCATCAGCTCAAACATTTTATTGA